In Peptostreptococcus equinus, the DNA window GTTTTTTTATCAAATTCCGACATGATGATATCTGGATTAGTATAGGTAATTTTCGACAAGTATTCGATGTAATAATTAAGTTCCACTGGACTTTTTATTTCTCTAATTATTTTTACAGCTTCTTGCAAAAATTTCATACTCTCTTTTCTATCATCTAAATCATAGTTCTTTGACAATACATCTATTTTAAATTGCAGTGAATCTACCGCACTATCTATTGCTGAAAGTGCATTTCCTACTCCTTTGGATCTGATATATTCATCAGGGTCTTTATACTCTCCTAAGTTTAATATCCTTGCATTCAAACCTGCATTTTCAAGTATTTCAATAGCTCTTAGGCTAGCGTTAATGCCTGCTTGATCCGAATCATATGATAATATTAAATTATTAGCGTATCTCTTTATTAATTTTGCTTGATCCTCTGTAAGCGCAGTACCAAGTGTCGCTACTACATTTTTAATTCCAAATTGATATAAGGAAATTAAATCCATATAACCTTCTACCAAAATTAATTTATCATCGTTACCTATATGCTTTCTTGCAAAATTTAATCCATAGAGGTTCATTCTCTTGTTGAAGAGTTCAGAGTCAGGCGAATTTAGGTACTTAGGTAAAGAATCATCCATAACCCTTCCACCAAATCCTATTACATTCCCTTTATAATCGAATATAGGAAACATAACTCTATTTCTGAATTTATCATAATAATTTGTTTGATTTTTATTTTGACTAACTAAACCACATTCAAATATTTCCTCTATAGTATATTTTTTACTTAACAGATGATTTTTTAATTGATCCCATGCATCAGGGGCATAGCCCAATCCAAAATTCTTTATTATTTTTTCGTCTAAACCTCTTTTTATCAGGTATTTGAAAGCATCATTATCCCTTTTCATCAATTGTGAGTAAAAAAATCTAGCTGCTTCAATATTTATTTCTTGAAATTTTTTAATTTTTTCCAATTTTTTTCTAGTTTTTTCATCAATATTTTGATTTATGCTAATACCTGATTTTTCAGCTAAAAATTTTAGAGCATCCATAAAATCTAGATTTTCGATGTCCATTATAAATGAAATAACATCTCCACCAGCGCCACAACCAAAACACTTATATATTTGTTTTGAAGTATTTACGTGAAATGAAGGAGTTTTTTCTCCATGGAA includes these proteins:
- the dnaG gene encoding DNA primase translates to MDDFKDIIEEIKARNDISDIISSYIQLKPSGRNYKGLCPFHGEKTPSFHVNTSKQIYKCFGCGAGGDVISFIMDIENLDFMDALKFLAEKSGISINQNIDEKTRKKLEKIKKFQEINIEAARFFYSQLMKRDNDAFKYLIKRGLDEKIIKNFGLGYAPDAWDQLKNHLLSKKYTIEEIFECGLVSQNKNQTNYYDKFRNRVMFPIFDYKGNVIGFGGRVMDDSLPKYLNSPDSELFNKRMNLYGLNFARKHIGNDDKLILVEGYMDLISLYQFGIKNVVATLGTALTEDQAKLIKRYANNLILSYDSDQAGINASLRAIEILENAGLNARILNLGEYKDPDEYIRSKGVGNALSAIDSAVDSLQFKIDVLSKNYDLDDRKESMKFLQEAVKIIREIKSPVELNYYIEYLSKITYTNPDIIMSEFDKKTNSKINYNNKKVNTFKEKEVINIKKVSLAQDAQLYREINLIKFIMLSSKARAIVPLKIREEDFIYETSRIIYKTVLNTDIKGIIDINKIYNEKMDKDYLKKLDTISFSIDCNDINEIENIVNQFQKYTSKSKIEKLLEKQKRLEDRRKTIKEKTEEAKEVDLEIMKIALDIISENKKLKSL